The Terriglobales bacterium genomic interval GGTGAGGAACCATTGGCGGAACATATAGAAGGAAGTCATGAAGGCGGTCAGCAGCAGGACTCCCCAGAAGACCTTGGAGCCGTAAGGGCTGGTGAAGGTCTTGAAGAGGATCATGTCCTTGGAGAAGAAGCCGCTGAACAAAGGCGCACCGGCGATGGCGAAGGTGCCGGCCGTCATCGTCCAGAAGGTCCAGGGCATTTCCTTGCGGAGGCCGCCCATCTTGCGCATATCCTGTTCGCCGCTGAGTCCGTGAATGACGGAGCCGGCAGCGAGGAAGAGCAGGCCCTTGAAGAAGGCGTGCGTCATCAGGTGGAACATGGCGGCGGTGTAGGCGGCAACGCCCGCGGCGGCGAACATGAATCCGAGCTGCGAGACGGTGGAGTAGGCGAGCACGCGCTTGATGTCGTGCTGCACCATGCCGATGGTGGCCGCGAAGAATGCCGTCAGGACGCCGATGATGGCGACGACGAGCAAGGCGGTTGGCGCACGGTCAAAGATGGCGTGCGACCGGGCGACCATGTAGACGCCGGCGGTGACCATCGTGGCGGCGTGGATGAGGGCGGAGACCGGTGTGGGGCCTTCCATCGCATCGGGGAGCCAGACGTATAACGGGATCTGGGCTGACTTGCCGGCAGCGCCGCCGAGCATGCAGAGGCCGACGATGGTAAGTAGTCCGATACCTGCGGTTTCAACCGGAAGCTGCGCAGCCTTTTCGAAGACTTCGGAGAAGGTAAGCGTGCCGAAGTTCTTGACAAGAAGGAAGAGGGCGATCAGGAACGAGAAGTCGCCGATACGGTTGACGATGAAAGCTTTCTTGCCGGCGGCGGAAGCGGAGTCGCGCAGGAAGAAGAAGCCGATGAGCAGGTAGGATGCGAGTCCCACGCCTTCCCATCCGACGAACATGAGGAGGTAGTTGTCGGCGAGCACCAGCATGAGCATGAAGAACATGAACAGGTTCAGGTACGAGAAGAAGCGGTAGTACCCGCCTTCATGCTCCATGTATCCGGTGGCGTAGACGTGGATGGCGAAGCCGATGGTGGTGACGATCAGCATCAACAGCAAAGAGAGCTGATCGAGTTGGAAACCGTAACGGACGCTGAAGCTTCCGGCACGGATCCAGGCGCCATGGGATTCGAGAACGGGAAGCTGCGCCGAAAGCGCGACGTACCAGGCGTAAACCATGGAGACGCCGGGGAACAGAAGCGCGATCGACTTCACTACCGTCTTAGAAAAGTGCCGGCCAAAGATGCCGTTGATCGCAGATCCGATCAGCGGGAGCACTGGAACCAGCCATAAATTCCAATTCTGCATAGATAGAGTCCGCTACAGCTTCAACAAGTTCACGCGATCGGGATTCAGGGTTTCGCGTGTCCGGAAAACGGCAATGATGATGGCGAGTCCGACGGCCGCTTCCGCGGCGGCGACTACCATGACGAAAAAGACGAAGACCTGTCCGCTGAGCGCCTGCCAATACGAGGCGAAGGCTACGAAGCTCAGGTTGACGGCGTTCAACATCAGCTCGATCGACATAAAGATGGTGATGATGTTGCGCTTGATGAGAAAGCCGGTCACTCCACAGGCGAACAGGAGGGCACTAAGAACGAGATAGTAGGAGAGAGGAATCATTAGCTCTCCCTCCGGGCGAGTACGACGGCGCCCATGATGGCGATAAGGATCAAGACCGAAGTGATTTCGAAGGGCAGCAGGAAGTCTCCGAAGAGGAGGCGACCGATGCCTTTGGCGGAGCCGTAAAGAGAGCCAACGCCGACGGTTTCGCCGCTCGGGTTGCTCTTGAGGACGATCCAGGTGGTGAGCACCGAGAGGATGATCATGCCCGGAATGCCGAAGAGCAGTGCGATCCTGCTGCCACGGGAGTGTTCTTCCTCGCCAGCATTGAGAAGCATGATGACGAAGACGAACAGCACCATGATGGCGCCCGCATAAACGATGACCTGTACGGCGGCGAGGAACTCGGCGCCGAGCAGGAGATAAAGTCCGGCGAGAGCACCCATGACGACAACCAGCGACAGAGCGCTGTTGATGGGGTGCTTCTGCGCGAGCAGGTTAATGGCACCCGCCACACAGATTGCGCCGAAGATGATGAACAGAACTAAATGGAGCATGTTTGTTTGCCCAAAACCGTACTAGGCCATTAGCGCCACAACCAGGCCCGTGATCAAGATATTGGCCAGCGCGAGCGGCAGCAGGAATTTCCAACTGAACGCCATCAACTGGTCGTAGCGGAAACGCGGTAACGTTCCGCGCACCCAGATATACAAGAACAGGAAGAACAGTACGCGCAGCAGGAACCAGCCAACCGGGAGCAGGTCGCGGAGCCACTGTGGTCCAAAGACCGGACCGCTGTAGGCGCCGAGGAACAAGATCGAGGCGAGGCAGGCAACGGTGACCATGTTCGCGTACTCGGCCATGAAGAACATCGCGAACTTCATGGAGCTGTACTCGGTGTGGTATCCGGCAACGAGTTCGGATTCCGCTTCGGGAAGGTCAAAAGGAATGCGGTTGGTTTCCGCGAACGCCGCCATCAGGTAAATGAAGAAGGCGACGAACTGTCCCTTGAAGATGTTCCACTTGGGAATGAACCCGAGCCAGGTGCCCTGTTGCTGTTCGGCGATCTCGCGCAGGCTGAAGGTGCCGGTGATGATGAGCACGCCGACGAGCGAAAGCCCAAGCGCGACTTCATAGCTGACCATCTGCGAGCTGGCACGCAAGGCTCCAAGCATGGAGTACTTGGAGTTCGAAGACCACCCGGCAAGCGCGACGCCGTACACACCGATCGAAGTGATACCGAGAATGATCAGCAAGCTGATGCTGGTGTCGGTGATCTGGAGCGGGATGCGATGACCGGCAACGGTCACGGCTCCGCCGACTGGGATCAGCGAGATGGAGATAAGCGCCGTGGCAAGCGCCAGCATGGGCGCGAGTATGTACAGAAACTTGTGTACGTACGGCGGCGTCAGATCTTCCTTGAAGATGAACTTCAGGCCGTCGGCGAGCGGTTGCAGCAGGCCGAAGGGGCCGACGCGCGTGGGTCCCCAACGATTCTGGATGCGCCCGACGACTTTGCGCTCAAGCAACACGGTGTAAGCCACGATCGTCAAAAGGGCACCGAGGAAGATCGCGATCTTGATCACCGAGGCAATCAGGAATGTACCGGTACTAAGTTCTCCAGTTGGCAAGTTCGTATCTCGTTTCCTAAAACAACCACCACAGAGGCACAGAGACGCAGAGGGAAATCAGTTTAAAACCCTGCGACGGATGCCATCTTTAAGAACTGGAACATTAAAGTTAATCAGCAGGCCCACTTTCTTGTTCAGCAAGCGCATATAAGTCATCAGCTGTGCTTCATTCACAGGGAGTAAGGCTTCCACTGCCTTCAACTCAACAATCACGTCCCCGACCAATAGGTCGGCACGATATCCGCACTCGAGCTTAATGCCCTTGTACTCAACCGGTATATCCACTTGACGCTCAAATCCAATGCCTCGGGACTGAAGCTCGTGGCACAAGCAAGTTTCGTATGCCGATTCCATCAATCCAGGCCCGAGCTGGCGATGAACTTCGATTGCGGCTCCGATAATAGGACGCGTCGACTCGGCAAATACTCCCGGGCTATGGACGTTCCCATTCTCCCTCGCTCGCTCTGTGTCTCTGTGGTGAATCATGTCTAGTCGGCCTGGACTTCGCTGTCAGGCACGGATTCGTATCGTTCCATTACCGAGTTCAAGGTGTTCGAGTAGCGTCCGAGAGTGCCCGAGGTAAAGAGATTGTCGTTCGCAGGAACGATCAGTTCGGGATGGCTCGGAACGGCGCCGACGGTCTTCGGAACCTCGACATGCTCGTCATTGCCTGAAAGCAAGTTTAGACGGGACACATCGTAGCCTGGCACGAGGCGCTGGATCTCGTCGAACATCGCCGTCGGATCGAACGGACTGAGTTTCGGCTCGATGCCCTGACGTACAAGCCAGACGGCGTGGCGGTCGGCTTCGCCGGCCTGCGCACCGCGGGTCTGTCCCATATCGGCACGGAGAGCCTGTCCGAAGGGAACCAGCTTGTGCACGTCGTAGCCCATCGCACCGGCGATGCGGACGATGATCTCGAAGTCGTTCTTCACGGTGGTAACGTCGCCGGCTTTTTTCAGGAGCTGGAGGTCACCACAGGTGTTGGTGAAGGTGCCGGACTTCTCGTAGGCGTTCGCGGGCGGCAGGATGACATCGGCGGTGACGGCAGTTTCCGTGAGGAACATATCCTGCACCACGACAAACGAGTTGTGCAGCGCGAACGGGTCAAGATTGAAGCGCGACACAGGGTTCGAGCCGACGATGTACATGGCCTTCAACTGTCCGGCCTTGGCGGCTTCAAACATCTGCTGAGCGTTGAGGCCGGGCTGCTTGGGAACATCGGCCATCCACTCGCCTGCGGCGCCGTGTCCCACCGGAACGTAACCGGGCAGCATGTCTGGATAGAGACCCATGTCGGAAGCGCCGCGCGAATTCGCGTAGTCACCGAGACAGATGAACTTTGCATTGGGCAGCGCGTTGATGAGGTCGGCGATGGCCTCGGACCGGAGTTCGGAACCAAAAGCGACAACGAGCTTTTCTTCGGCTCGCAGCTTGGCGCGAAGATCGGTCAGCGTTTCGGCCGTGGTGCCGGAGACCCCGAGGTTCTGCGCGGCAGCATCGTTTCCGCCCAGGAAAGAGGCGAACAGGGACTCACCGTTATCCTGCGTAACCTGCGCAAATGCGGTGGCCTGACGACGAAGCTTGATCGGGCTGGCGTTGACGATGTACAGACGTGAGCGATGCAGGCGAACATTGTTGCGCATCTGCCAGGCAAGCAAGGGATGCTGCTGGGTCGGATCGTTGCCGATCAGGAGCATGGCAGGCGCGTCGAAGACATCCCGCATGCTGGCCGTTTTGCCGGTGGTGCCGGCAAGAGCTTTCACAAAGGCCGGGTAGTCGGCGGTACGGTGATGGTCGATATTGTTCGTGCCCAAGACCGTGCGCGCGAATTTCTGGAGCAGGTAGTTCTCTTCGTTGGTGGTGCGAGTGGAGCCGATGACGCCGATGGAGTTGCCGGCCTCCTTGAACTTGCGTCCGATCAATTCGAAGGCTTCTTCCCACGTTGCCGGCTCGTGCTTGCCGTTCTTGCGAATCAGGGGCTCGGTTATGCGGTCTTCGCTGTTGGCGAAATCGAAAGCGTAACGGCCCTTGATGCAGAGGAAGTCGCCGTTGATACCGCTCTTGTCGCGGTTGTCGCCACGGACAATTTCCATACCGGTATCGCTGCGGCGAACACCGAGCGTGGTGCGGCAGCCGTCGGCGCAGTGCGTGCAGGTGGTGCCGACATGCTTCATTTCCCACGGGCGAGTCTTGTAACGATAAGCGCCAGAGGTCAATGCACCGACAGGGCATATGTCGATGCACATGCCGCATTCTTCGCAGTTGAGGTGGTCGCCTTCATTCGGTGCGATTACAGAGGAAACGCCGCGCTGCTGCACGCCGAGCGCCCAGACGTCCATACCTTCGCCGCAGACACGCACGCAACGGTAGCAAAGGATGCAGCGGGGGCGGTCGAAGTAAACCACCGGCGACCATTGCTGCTCGTCCTTGTGGTTCTTGATCTCGATGAACTTGCTCTGCGCCGCGCCGTAGCTGAACGTCATGTCCTGAAGTTCGCATTGGCCGCCAGCGTCGCAAACAGGGCAGTCGAGCGGATGGTTGCCGAGCAGCAATTCGATCATCGACTTGCGAGCCTGACGAACTTCGTCGCTCTCAGTGGTGACGACCATGCCTTCGGTGACGACGGTTGTACAGGCGGTCTGGAGCTTGGGCATCTTTTCCACCCGCACGAGACACATGCGGCAGGCGCCCTGGAGCGAAAGCCCGGGATAGTAGCAGAAGGAGGGGACTTCAATGCCGACGCTCTTGCAGGCTTCAATGAGCAGCGTGCCTGCCGGTACAGTCAGCTTCTTACCATCTACGGTGATGTTTACGTCAGCCATGAGAGAAATTAGTAATTTCGTAATTTGGTAAATGGGTAATTTACTGACCCAATTTCCAATGCAAATCTCTGTTACTCACCCGCCGCTTCCCGGTAGGCTTCGCTGTGTTTTATCTCTTCGATCTGGGCCGAGTGACGCTCCACGTGCTTCGCCATGATGAGCGCGCACTGGTAAGCGTCGACGGGGCCGAGGGCCGGATGCTGCACCTGTTTGTTGCGAAGTGCTTCCGCGCTCTTCAGAAACTCGATGGAACGGGCGCGTGAAGTCTTGAAAGCTTCCACGCACTCGGCAAGCGTCTTCCAGCGGCCCTTAGGGTGCGACTTCTCCGGAGCCTGGAATTTGAATTCACGGTTCGCTCCGCCGAGGATGATCTTCTGATCGACGTCGTAGTCGGTCGGCGTCGTCTTCTCGGCTGCGAGCTCGATCGCGCGATACATGCCATGCTCCGCGACGGCGATATGCTCAGCCACTTCGAGGATGCTCCAGCATTCCGGCGTGGGTTTCACGTTTACGGCTGCCGCGGGCACCGACGAGATCGTATTCAAATAGACCTGGGTGCTCTGGTCGAGCAATGCCAGCAACTGGTCACGCTCGGTCGCGGATTGAGGTGCAGTCGTCATGATCAGTGTCCCGCCAGAACTGGAAGTTGCTGGGTGGATCCTGCCGGTTCGTAGGGGCACGGGCGACCTTCGAGGTGCGCTTCGAACTCCTCACGGAACTTCTTGGTCATGGAAATGATCGGCATGGCCGCGGCATCACCGAGAGGGCAGAAGGTGCGTCCAAGCATGTTCTCGGCCAGGTACTGAATGTTGTCGATGTCCTTGCGCAAGCCGGCTCCCGCGTGGAAGCGCGTAAGCGACTTCTTGAGCCAGTCGGTTCCTTCGCGGCAGGGAATACACCAGCCGCAGCTTTCGTGCTGATAGAACTTGATGGTCCGCAGAGCGTAACGCACGATGCAAGTGTGATCGTCGAGGACGATGACGCCACCGGAGCCGAGGAATGTGCCCGCTTTTTGCAGGGTGTCGAAGTCCATCGCAAGATCGATTTCGTCGGCCTTGAGAATGGGAACGGATGAGCCACCGGGCGTGACGGCCTTCAGCTTGCGGCCCTTCCAAACCCCGCCACCGACTTCGTAGATCATCTTCGGTAGCGGATAGCCCATCGGCAGTTCGTACACGCCGGGCTTTTCAAGGTTGCCGCTCAGACAGAAGAGACGAGTTCCGCCGTTCTTCGGAGTGCCGAGATCGGCGTACCACTGCGCTCCGTTCTGGATGATGTGCGGAACGGCGGCAAGGGTCTCGACGTTGTTGATGATCGTAGGTCCGCCGAAGAGTCCGACGACAGCCGGGAAGGGCGGACGGATGCGAGGCACACCGCGCTTGCCTTCGAGGGATTCCATGAGCGCGGATTCTTCGCCGACTTCATAAGCGCCAGCGCCACCGTGCCAGAAGATGTCGAGGTCGATGCCGCTGCCCAGGACATTCTTGCCCAAGAAGCCTTTTGCATAAGCGTCCCGCAGCGCCTTCTGCATGATGTTGGACAGGTAGCGGTACTCGCCACGGATGTAGATGTAGCCTGTCCGCGCGCCGATGGAGAGCATGGCGATGGCCACACCTTCGATGACGGTGTGCGGATCGTGCTCGAGGATGAGGCGGTCCTTACAGGTGCCGGGTTCGCTCTCGTCACCGTTGCAGAGGACGTACTTCGGCTTTGCGGCCTGCTTGGGCACGAAGGACCACTTCATGCCGGTCGGGAAGCCGGCGCCGCCGCGGCCACGCAGGCTGGAGGCTTTGACCTCGTTGATGATGTCGTCCTGCGACATCGCGAGGGCCTTTTGCAGTGCCTTGTAGCCGTCAAGTTCCAGGTAGCGGTCGATGTTCGCAGCGCCTTTACCGAAGCGCTTGGATATGACCTTTACCTCGTCGGGATGGGAGACTAAATCAGCCATGTTTATTTAGTAATTTCGTAATTGGTAATTTGGTAATTACTAATGTCGAGCGGTGTAAGTCGCCGCAGAAAAGATGGCAGTAAGTTCTTTCGCTTCCTGCAATATCAGCTTGATCTTTTCTTCAGCAACAATCTCGCAATCGACCAGCATCTCCAACCAAAAGACCGTTTCATCTGCTTCTTCGGCTACAACACCTAACTTTGCTGCAAACTCCGCTTTAGATCTGCCCCGGCAAGCTGCGCGATAATTCGCCGCAACCGATGTGCCCGATCTCAAAAGCTGCTTTCCAAGTACCTGTGCATCAGTCCTTCTCGGTAGAGCTCGAAACAGTCGAACAATCCGAATCGCAAACTTTTTTGTTCGGGCCCGGAGTTCGTCTGCGGAAATCAAACTCAATTACCCAATTACTCAATTAACAAATTACCCAATTCACTTCTTCGCGGCGTACTCCTCGATGATCTGGTCGAACTTTTCGTCGGTCAGATTTTCGTGGAAGTCGTAATTGACCTGCATTGCCGGGCCCCAACTGCAAGCGCCAATACATTCGACCTCTTCCAAGGTGAATGTGCCGTCATCGGTGGTCATCTTGTGGCCAATGCCAAGCTTCTGCCTGGCGTGATTGAAGATCTCTTCACCGCCGCGAAGCATGCAGCAAATGTTGGTGCAGACCTGAACGTTGTACTTGCCGCGCGGCTTGGTGGTGAGCATGGAGTAGTAGCTAATCACGTTGCGGACCTCGAGTTCGGTGAGGTCACAGCGCTTCGCCATTTCGGCGATGACTTCGTCCGACAGGTAGCCGACTTCGTCCTGAGCGTAGAGCAGGGAAGGCACCAGCACGGACCGCTTCACCGGATAATGCGTCAACATCTCCGCAAAACGTTTTTCGAACTCTTCAGAAAATTGCATTTCTTACCTGTCTACGTCACCAAGAATGATGTCGATGGATCCGATAGCAGCCACCACGTCGGCGATCAAGCGGCCTTCGCACATGGCGGGCAGAGCTTGCAGGTTGGCAAAGCTGGGCGAACGCATGTGCACGCGATACGGCTTGGCCGTTCCGTCGCTGACAACGTAGTAGCCCATTTCGCCACGCGGCGATTCAATGGCCTGATAAACCTCTCCGGCTGGAACGGTGAAGCCCTCGGTGATGATCTTGAAGTGATAAATCAAGGACTCCATCTGGGTCTTCATGTTCTCGCGATCGGGAAGGACGACCTTTGGCGCGTCAGCTTTGATCGGTCCCGCTTCCGGCATGCCGGCAAGGCACTGCTGGACGATGCCAACGGACTCGCGCAATTCCTGTATGCGAACGAGGTAACGGGCGTACACGTCGCCGACGGTCGAAGTCGGAACCTTGAACTGGAAGTTCTCGTAACCGGAGTAGGGAGCATCGCGGCGGAGGTCGATATCGACACCGCTGGCGCGAAGCGTCGGGCCAGTGGTGCCGAGCGCGATGGCGTCTTCGGCACTGATGTGGGCCACGCCCTTCAGGCGGTTGATCCAGATCGGGTTGTTGGTGAGCAGGTCCTCGTACTGGTCGATGTTCGACGGGAAACGATCAGCGAAGTCCTTTACGCGCTGGAGGAAACCGAGCGGCAGGTCGACCGAAAGTCCGCCAATGCGGAAGTACGAGGTCATCATGCGCTGTCCGGAAACCATTTCGAACAGGCGCAGGACGTCTTCACGCTCACGGAAGCAATAGAGGAAAACCGTAAGCGCGCCAATGTCCATGGCGTGTGTGCCGAGCCAGACAAGGTGCGAATTGATGCGCGTGATTTCGTTCATCATCACGCGAATCCACTGGGCGCGCTTCGGAATCTCCAGTCCCAACAACTTCTCTACTGCCAGGCAGTAGGCAAGGTTGTTGGTCATGGGGCAGAGATAGTCGATGCGGTCTGTAAGCGGGACTACCTGCTGATAGAACTTGGCTTCGGTGGTCTTCTCGATGCCGGTGTGCAGGTATCCAATGTCCGGCATGATGCGGACGATGGTTTCGCCGTCGATTTCAACCACGAGACGGAGCACGCCGTGTGTCGACGGGTGCTGCGGCCCCATGTTGAGAATCATGGTGCGGTCTGCGCCGGGTTCACGCTCGATGGTTACCGGTGGCGGTGTCTGCGTCAGTGCCATTAGCGGTAGCCCTCCACGGGGTAGTCCTTGCGAAGCGGATGACCGTTCCAGTCATCGGGCATCATGATGCGCTTTAGATACGGATGGCCTTCGAAGGTGATGCCGAAGAGATCGAAAACTTCGCGCTCAAAGAAATTGCACGACGGCCAGACTGACATCATCGATCCAACACGAGTGTCGCCGGAGTTCAGCTTCACCTTCAGTCGAACGCGCGATTTCCGCGGGATGGAGAGAAGGTGATAGACGACTTCGAAGCGCGGCTCGGACGGATACCAGTCTACGCAGGTCACGTCGGAGAGGAAGTTGAAGCGCAATTCGGAGTGGTCGCGCAGGAACCGGGCGGCGTTTACAACGTGATCACGCTTGATCCAGATGGTGAGCTCGTTACGGTCGAACTTGGCGCCTTCGACGGCGTCGGCGTTCCAGCCGAGAAGGGCTGCCACTTCCGGACGATCCTTGAGCTGTTCGATATCAGTGATGGCGGGCGCGAGAGGCATTACCGGACGCTCTCCATTTCGTCGAGGGCTCCGACCTTGCTGCCGATCGGGAGCGGTGCAGGACTGCCGACATAGTCGGCCGCACGATAATCGGGTGTACCGGAGACGCCGATGCGACCGACGATCTTCTCCGTCTTGGACCAGTCGATGACGCCCTTCTTCCAGAT includes:
- the nuoL gene encoding NADH-quinone oxidoreductase subunit L, giving the protein MQNWNLWLVPVLPLIGSAINGIFGRHFSKTVVKSIALLFPGVSMVYAWYVALSAQLPVLESHGAWIRAGSFSVRYGFQLDQLSLLLMLIVTTIGFAIHVYATGYMEHEGGYYRFFSYLNLFMFFMLMLVLADNYLLMFVGWEGVGLASYLLIGFFFLRDSASAAGKKAFIVNRIGDFSFLIALFLLVKNFGTLTFSEVFEKAAQLPVETAGIGLLTIVGLCMLGGAAGKSAQIPLYVWLPDAMEGPTPVSALIHAATMVTAGVYMVARSHAIFDRAPTALLVVAIIGVLTAFFAATIGMVQHDIKRVLAYSTVSQLGFMFAAAGVAAYTAAMFHLMTHAFFKGLLFLAAGSVIHGLSGEQDMRKMGGLRKEMPWTFWTMTAGTFAIAGAPLFSGFFSKDMILFKTFTSPYGSKVFWGVLLLTAFMTSFYMFRQWFLTFFGEFRGTPAAAGHGHHDEKKGQEEHHHHGHAHESPMVMVLPLVFLAILSVVGGFIGTPGNNRIGQFLAPVFSEYSEGLPAATVSGMAGAEGHGAASEAAGEHTAAAAAEAEHEKALEHNLMYAAIGSFALGLFVAWFFYHRRPELPAIYANRMRGLYNTLSNKYYVDEFYGAAIVKPIVEGSTRILWRTIDAGLIDGTINETASAAKDVSNGFRRMQSGNIRSYAGWVAIGAAVVIAFMIWTAGAR
- the nuoK gene encoding NADH-quinone oxidoreductase subunit NuoK — encoded protein: MIPLSYYLVLSALLFACGVTGFLIKRNIITIFMSIELMLNAVNLSFVAFASYWQALSGQVFVFFVMVVAAAEAAVGLAIIIAVFRTRETLNPDRVNLLKL
- a CDS encoding NADH-quinone oxidoreductase subunit J encodes the protein MLHLVLFIIFGAICVAGAINLLAQKHPINSALSLVVVMGALAGLYLLLGAEFLAAVQVIVYAGAIMVLFVFVIMLLNAGEEEHSRGSRIALLFGIPGMIILSVLTTWIVLKSNPSGETVGVGSLYGSAKGIGRLLFGDFLLPFEITSVLILIAIMGAVVLARRES
- the nuoH gene encoding NADH-quinone oxidoreductase subunit NuoH, with translation MPTGELSTGTFLIASVIKIAIFLGALLTIVAYTVLLERKVVGRIQNRWGPTRVGPFGLLQPLADGLKFIFKEDLTPPYVHKFLYILAPMLALATALISISLIPVGGAVTVAGHRIPLQITDTSISLLIILGITSIGVYGVALAGWSSNSKYSMLGALRASSQMVSYEVALGLSLVGVLIITGTFSLREIAEQQQGTWLGFIPKWNIFKGQFVAFFIYLMAAFAETNRIPFDLPEAESELVAGYHTEYSSMKFAMFFMAEYANMVTVACLASILFLGAYSGPVFGPQWLRDLLPVGWFLLRVLFFLFLYIWVRGTLPRFRYDQLMAFSWKFLLPLALANILITGLVVALMA
- a CDS encoding GxxExxY protein, translating into MIHHRDTERARENGNVHSPGVFAESTRPIIGAAIEVHRQLGPGLMESAYETCLCHELQSRGIGFERQVDIPVEYKGIKLECGYRADLLVGDVIVELKAVEALLPVNEAQLMTYMRLLNKKVGLLINFNVPVLKDGIRRRVLN
- the nuoG gene encoding NADH-quinone oxidoreductase subunit NuoG, which encodes MADVNITVDGKKLTVPAGTLLIEACKSVGIEVPSFCYYPGLSLQGACRMCLVRVEKMPKLQTACTTVVTEGMVVTTESDEVRQARKSMIELLLGNHPLDCPVCDAGGQCELQDMTFSYGAAQSKFIEIKNHKDEQQWSPVVYFDRPRCILCYRCVRVCGEGMDVWALGVQQRGVSSVIAPNEGDHLNCEECGMCIDICPVGALTSGAYRYKTRPWEMKHVGTTCTHCADGCRTTLGVRRSDTGMEIVRGDNRDKSGINGDFLCIKGRYAFDFANSEDRITEPLIRKNGKHEPATWEEAFELIGRKFKEAGNSIGVIGSTRTTNEENYLLQKFARTVLGTNNIDHHRTADYPAFVKALAGTTGKTASMRDVFDAPAMLLIGNDPTQQHPLLAWQMRNNVRLHRSRLYIVNASPIKLRRQATAFAQVTQDNGESLFASFLGGNDAAAQNLGVSGTTAETLTDLRAKLRAEEKLVVAFGSELRSEAIADLINALPNAKFICLGDYANSRGASDMGLYPDMLPGYVPVGHGAAGEWMADVPKQPGLNAQQMFEAAKAGQLKAMYIVGSNPVSRFNLDPFALHNSFVVVQDMFLTETAVTADVILPPANAYEKSGTFTNTCGDLQLLKKAGDVTTVKNDFEIIVRIAGAMGYDVHKLVPFGQALRADMGQTRGAQAGEADRHAVWLVRQGIEPKLSPFDPTAMFDEIQRLVPGYDVSRLNLLSGNDEHVEVPKTVGAVPSHPELIVPANDNLFTSGTLGRYSNTLNSVMERYESVPDSEVQAD
- a CDS encoding DinB family protein, with amino-acid sequence MTTAPQSATERDQLLALLDQSTQVYLNTISSVPAAAVNVKPTPECWSILEVAEHIAVAEHGMYRAIELAAEKTTPTDYDVDQKIILGGANREFKFQAPEKSHPKGRWKTLAECVEAFKTSRARSIEFLKSAEALRNKQVQHPALGPVDAYQCALIMAKHVERHSAQIEEIKHSEAYREAAGE
- the nuoF gene encoding NADH-quinone oxidoreductase subunit NuoF, yielding MADLVSHPDEVKVISKRFGKGAANIDRYLELDGYKALQKALAMSQDDIINEVKASSLRGRGGAGFPTGMKWSFVPKQAAKPKYVLCNGDESEPGTCKDRLILEHDPHTVIEGVAIAMLSIGARTGYIYIRGEYRYLSNIMQKALRDAYAKGFLGKNVLGSGIDLDIFWHGGAGAYEVGEESALMESLEGKRGVPRIRPPFPAVVGLFGGPTIINNVETLAAVPHIIQNGAQWYADLGTPKNGGTRLFCLSGNLEKPGVYELPMGYPLPKMIYEVGGGVWKGRKLKAVTPGGSSVPILKADEIDLAMDFDTLQKAGTFLGSGGVIVLDDHTCIVRYALRTIKFYQHESCGWCIPCREGTDWLKKSLTRFHAGAGLRKDIDNIQYLAENMLGRTFCPLGDAAAMPIISMTKKFREEFEAHLEGRPCPYEPAGSTQQLPVLAGH
- a CDS encoding four helix bundle protein — its product is MSLISADELRARTKKFAIRIVRLFRALPRRTDAQVLGKQLLRSGTSVAANYRAACRGRSKAEFAAKLGVVAEEADETVFWLEMLVDCEIVAEEKIKLILQEAKELTAIFSAATYTARH
- a CDS encoding NAD(P)H-dependent oxidoreductase subunit E, yielding MQFSEEFEKRFAEMLTHYPVKRSVLVPSLLYAQDEVGYLSDEVIAEMAKRCDLTELEVRNVISYYSMLTTKPRGKYNVQVCTNICCMLRGGEEIFNHARQKLGIGHKMTTDDGTFTLEEVECIGACSWGPAMQVNYDFHENLTDEKFDQIIEEYAAKK
- the nuoD gene encoding NADH dehydrogenase (quinone) subunit D, whose product is MALTQTPPPVTIEREPGADRTMILNMGPQHPSTHGVLRLVVEIDGETIVRIMPDIGYLHTGIEKTTEAKFYQQVVPLTDRIDYLCPMTNNLAYCLAVEKLLGLEIPKRAQWIRVMMNEITRINSHLVWLGTHAMDIGALTVFLYCFREREDVLRLFEMVSGQRMMTSYFRIGGLSVDLPLGFLQRVKDFADRFPSNIDQYEDLLTNNPIWINRLKGVAHISAEDAIALGTTGPTLRASGVDIDLRRDAPYSGYENFQFKVPTSTVGDVYARYLVRIQELRESVGIVQQCLAGMPEAGPIKADAPKVVLPDRENMKTQMESLIYHFKIITEGFTVPAGEVYQAIESPRGEMGYYVVSDGTAKPYRVHMRSPSFANLQALPAMCEGRLIADVVAAIGSIDIILGDVDR
- a CDS encoding NADH-quinone oxidoreductase subunit C, whose product is MPLAPAITDIEQLKDRPEVAALLGWNADAVEGAKFDRNELTIWIKRDHVVNAARFLRDHSELRFNFLSDVTCVDWYPSEPRFEVVYHLLSIPRKSRVRLKVKLNSGDTRVGSMMSVWPSCNFFEREVFDLFGITFEGHPYLKRIMMPDDWNGHPLRKDYPVEGYR